The Megasphaera elsdenii DSM 20460 genome includes the window AAGCAAATAAAAAAATCTCCCATTGACAAAGGAGATAGAAGTGATTAATCTATAAGTACAAAATATTTAGAAATTTATTTTGTACATAAAAGAAATGGAGGGATTGTTATGTCAAATGTTAATATTAACTGGTCGGCATTAGGCTTTGAATATCAGCCGATTGCAAAGCGTTATGTTGCCAATTATAAAGACGGTAAATGGGGCAAAGGAGAATTGACGGATGATCCGAATGTCGTCCTCAATGAATGTGCCGGCATTTTGCAGTACTGCCAGCAAGTCTTTGAAGGCCTGAAAGCATACAAGACTAAAGACGGCCGTACCGTTACCTTCCGTCCGGACCAGAACGCAAAACGCTTGATGGACTCGGCAAAACGGCTTGAAATGCCGCCGGTTCCTGAAGATATGTTCATGGAAGCTGTCGACGAAGTCGTCCGTGCCAACAAGGATTATATTCCTCCCTTTGAAAGCGGCGGTGCTCTCTATCTGCGCCCGTATATCTTTGGGACCAACCCGGTCATCGGCGTTAAACCGGCTGACGAATATCAGTTCCGCCTCTTCGGCACACCGGTTGGCTCTTACTTCAAAAACGGTGTAAAACCGATTACGATTTGCATTTCTGACTTCGACCGTGCAGCTCCGCGTGGTACAGGCCATATCAAAGCCGGCTTGAACTACGCCATGAGCATGTATCCTTACATTTTAGCTCATCAGAACGGTTTCGATGAAAACATGTTCCTCGACCCGGCTACGCGCACGTACGTAGAAGAAACGGGCGGCGCTAACTTCCTCTTTGTCAAGAAAGACGGTACCTTGGTTACGCCGAAATCGGACTCTATCCTGCCTTCCATTACCCGCCGTTCCCTCATCACCATTGCAACGGATATGTTGGGCATGAAAGTCGAACATCGTCCGGTTAAATTCTCGGAAGTCAGCGAATTTGCTGAAGCCGGCCTTTGCGGCACAGCTGCCGTCATCTGCCCGGTAGGCA containing:
- a CDS encoding branched-chain amino acid aminotransferase, with the translated sequence MSNVNINWSALGFEYQPIAKRYVANYKDGKWGKGELTDDPNVVLNECAGILQYCQQVFEGLKAYKTKDGRTVTFRPDQNAKRLMDSAKRLEMPPVPEDMFMEAVDEVVRANKDYIPPFESGGALYLRPYIFGTNPVIGVKPADEYQFRLFGTPVGSYFKNGVKPITICISDFDRAAPRGTGHIKAGLNYAMSMYPYILAHQNGFDENMFLDPATRTYVEETGGANFLFVKKDGTLVTPKSDSILPSITRRSLITIATDMLGMKVEHRPVKFSEVSEFAEAGLCGTAAVICPVGKVVDHGKEVCLPSGMDEMGPVLTKLYKTLRGIQMGEIEGPEGWIHEVK